One Atribacterota bacterium DNA segment encodes these proteins:
- the tsaB gene encoding tRNA (adenosine(37)-N6)-threonylcarbamoyltransferase complex dimerization subunit type 1 TsaB: MNILGIDTTTKVLNLAIVNNGEMVVDCKINKTEKTHSVIILPLLNSILNLTGIELKRIEGIAVSIGPGSFTGLRIGLSTAKGLAFALSIPIIGINSLESYAFEWLILPGILCPLIKARRGEYYFSLYLNKNNNLKQIRDYHCEKWINIKQELLRYKDNIYVFGYDLIDILQEEKIEELSKINNIYFIKNNQSTANAVNVALIGEKRILEKQYDDIYRLTPFYISKSEAEIKKDRK; this comes from the coding sequence TTGAATATATTGGGAATTGATACGACTACTAAAGTATTAAATCTAGCTATTGTTAACAATGGTGAAATGGTAGTTGATTGTAAAATAAATAAAACAGAAAAGACTCATTCTGTCATTATCCTGCCACTATTAAATAGCATACTTAATTTAACTGGAATTGAACTTAAGAGAATTGAAGGTATTGCTGTTTCTATTGGACCAGGTTCTTTTACTGGCTTAAGAATAGGGCTATCAACTGCAAAAGGACTGGCTTTTGCACTATCTATTCCCATTATTGGCATAAATAGTCTAGAATCTTATGCTTTTGAATGGCTCATTTTACCTGGAATACTGTGTCCACTTATTAAAGCAAGAAGAGGAGAGTATTATTTCTCTCTTTATCTTAATAAAAATAATAATCTAAAACAAATAAGAGATTACCATTGTGAAAAATGGATTAATATAAAACAAGAATTATTAAGATATAAGGATAATATTTATGTTTTTGGTTATGATTTAATAGACATTCTTCAAGAAGAAAAAATAGAAGAATTAAGTAAAATAAATAATATCTATTTCATAAAAAATAATCAAAGTACCGCCAATGCTGTTAATGTAGCTTTAATAGGAGAGAAAAGGATTTTAGAAAAACAGTATGATGATATTTATAGGTTAACACCTTTTTATATTAGTAAATCAGAAGCTGAAATAAAAAAAGATAGAAAATAA
- the tsaD gene encoding tRNA (adenosine(37)-N6)-threonylcarbamoyltransferase complex transferase subunit TsaD, giving the protein MKDTIIMGIETSCDETSVALVKNGKYLLSNIIASQMEIHQRYGGVVPEIASRKHMEFIMITCKEALDKAKITLNDVDGIAVVPGPGLKGSLLVGLTFAKAIAFALDKPLIGVNHIEGHLYANFLNNKKIKAPFISLVVSGGHTSLILVHNVGLYEIIGRTRDDAAGEIFDKIAKYLGFNYPGGPIIEELAKDGKDDAIKFPRPLLNSNDFDFSFSGLKTAVIYFLIEKKKFGEQVNINDLCASFQKAIIDSIKFKTLAAAQKYNISSIILGGGVAANESLRKELFKDARKTNIKVYYPPKELCTDNAAMIACAGFYKLKTGITDSFDLEVFTE; this is encoded by the coding sequence ATGAAAGACACTATTATTATGGGAATTGAAACATCTTGTGATGAGACATCTGTGGCATTAGTAAAAAATGGAAAATACTTGCTTTCTAACATTATTGCTTCCCAAATGGAAATCCATCAAAGGTATGGCGGTGTTGTACCGGAAATTGCATCCAGAAAGCATATGGAATTTATTATGATTACCTGCAAAGAAGCCCTGGATAAAGCGAAAATAACTTTAAATGATGTTGATGGAATTGCTGTTGTTCCTGGTCCTGGTTTAAAAGGCTCTCTATTGGTTGGTTTAACATTTGCCAAAGCCATTGCTTTTGCTTTAGACAAACCCTTAATTGGAGTAAATCATATCGAAGGTCATCTCTACGCCAACTTCTTAAATAATAAGAAAATAAAAGCACCATTTATTTCTTTAGTTGTTTCTGGTGGACACACTTCTTTAATATTAGTGCATAATGTTGGCCTATACGAGATTATTGGAAGAACAAGAGATGATGCTGCTGGTGAAATCTTTGACAAGATTGCTAAATATTTAGGTTTCAATTACCCGGGAGGTCCAATTATTGAAGAATTGGCTAAGGATGGAAAGGATGATGCTATAAAATTTCCACGACCTCTACTAAATAGTAATGACTTTGACTTTAGTTTTAGTGGATTAAAAACTGCGGTTATCTATTTTCTAATTGAGAAAAAAAAATTCGGTGAACAAGTTAACATTAATGACCTTTGTGCATCTTTTCAGAAGGCAATAATTGATTCTATTAAATTCAAAACACTTGCTGCTGCGCAGAAATATAATATATCCAGCATTATATTAGGTGGTGGTGTTGCTGCAAATGAAAGTTTAAGAAAGGAATTGTTTAAAGACGCTCGGAAGACTAATATTAAAGTATATTACCCACCGAAAGAGTTATGCACTGATAACGCAGCTATGATTGCTTGCGCTGGTTTTTACAAACTAAAAACTGGAATTACTGATTCGTTTGATTTAGAAGTATTTACAGAATAA